From a region of the Tachypleus tridentatus isolate NWPU-2018 chromosome 1, ASM421037v1, whole genome shotgun sequence genome:
- the LOC143226487 gene encoding uncharacterized protein LOC143226487 — protein MDLSGNNNNRPNSYTNTGIANQEENIFVDSSSTSNSLSSRIRRTQAQFHVQAMVRGRSRYNFSGRHISGVTSNSERLDNLLNNEYRKICRQINQAKKHIELLREKMRNIKCLLRRAEKHKNHAFRHNMSLELSTVSGMEMMYGYFINQKRFELLRLRGLRYLQNHFPDQRLSQSRNTNRVVNAVTSSNVTQIDMPGILTLHESINNIHNITSSETESLSSDETQNNTGPRMYNDANINSLSADESYSSTRDSINAITNSDSLSTAEIRSGDGEDIFTINSTGNLSADEVHNVSSPSSTEMNN, from the coding sequence ATGGATTTatctggtaataataataataggcctAACAGTTACACTAATACCGGTATTGCCAATCAGGAAGAAAACATTTTTGTGGACAGTTCTTCAACCTCAAATTCTTTAAGTTCTAGGATTAGGAGAACTCAGGCTCAATTTCATGTTCAGGCTATGGTTAGAGGGCGATCTAGATATAATTTTAGTGGAAGACATATTTCTGGCGTAACATCCAATAGTGAAAGATTAGATAACTTGTTGAACAATGAATATAGGAAAATATGCCGACAAATAAATCAAGCCAAGAAACATATTGAACTTTTGAGAgaaaaaatgagaaacataaaatGTCTTTTACGTAGagcagaaaaacataaaaatcatgcTTTTCGACATAACATGAGCCTTGAACTTTCTACCGTCAGTGGAATGGAAATGATGTatggatattttataaaccaGAAAAGGTTTGAACTACTTCGTCTTCGAGGACTTAGATATTTGCAAAATCACTTTCCTGATCAAAGGCTTTCACAGTCAAGAAATACAAATCGTGTTGTGAATGCTGTAACTTCTAGTAATGTTACACAGATAGACATGCCTGGAATTCTCACTCTTCATGAAAGTATTAATAATATCCATAACATTACAAGTAGTGAAACTGAAAGCTTGAGTTCTGATGAAACTCAGAATAATACTGGACCAAGAATGTATAATGATGCTAATATTAATAGCCTGAGTGCTGATGAATCATACAGTAGTACTAGAGATAGTATTAATGCCATTACAAATAGTGACAGTTTAAGTACGGCTGAAATTCGCAGTGGTGATGGAGAAGATATCTTTACAATTAATAGCACGGGTAACTTGAGTGCTGATGAAGTTCATAATGTGTCAAGTCCTTCCTCAACTGAGATGAACAACTGA